A genomic segment from Halomonas sp. TA22 encodes:
- the nadE gene encoding ammonia-dependent NAD(+) synthetase, producing the protein MTQQEYTEAQRQIAIDLQVKPEIDVEQEIQRRRDFLCDQMESSGQHTLVLGISGGVDSTVAGRIAQLAVEKAREQGLEARFVAMRLPYGVQHDEDDAQRALDFIKPDEILSTDVKPASDAMLESLEAGGLAFKDAGHRDFVLGNIKARQRMIAQYAVAGARGGLVIGTDQAAEALMGFFTKYGDGACDVAPLTGLTKRQVRELGRVLEAPRELVHKAPTADLESLSPQKTDEEAFGILYDEIDAFLEGKPVGDHVYEVVLPTYRNTEHKRNLPIMPD; encoded by the coding sequence ATGACTCAGCAGGAGTACACCGAAGCGCAACGCCAGATCGCCATCGATCTGCAGGTCAAGCCCGAGATCGACGTCGAACAGGAGATCCAGCGGCGTCGGGATTTTCTCTGCGATCAGATGGAGAGCTCGGGCCAGCACACCCTGGTGCTCGGCATCAGCGGCGGGGTGGACTCCACCGTCGCCGGCCGCATCGCACAGTTGGCGGTGGAGAAGGCCCGGGAGCAGGGGCTCGAGGCAAGGTTCGTGGCCATGCGCCTGCCCTATGGCGTACAGCATGACGAGGACGACGCCCAGCGGGCACTGGACTTCATCAAGCCCGACGAGATTCTCTCCACCGACGTCAAGCCCGCCAGTGACGCGATGCTCGAGTCCCTCGAGGCGGGGGGCCTCGCCTTCAAGGATGCCGGGCATCGTGACTTCGTGCTCGGCAACATCAAGGCGCGCCAGCGCATGATCGCCCAGTACGCCGTGGCCGGCGCCCGGGGTGGGCTGGTGATTGGCACCGACCAGGCGGCCGAGGCGCTGATGGGGTTCTTCACCAAGTACGGCGATGGTGCCTGCGACGTTGCCCCCCTGACCGGCCTCACCAAGCGTCAGGTCCGCGAGCTCGGCCGCGTTCTGGAAGCGCCTCGCGAGCTGGTGCACAAGGCGCCGACCGCTGATCTCGAATCGCTATCCCCGCAGAAGACTGACGAGGAGGCCTTCGGCATCCTGTACGACGAGATCGATGCCTTCCTTGAGGGCAAGCCGGTTGGCGATCACGTCTATGAGGTCGTGCTGCCGACCTATCGCAATACCGAGCACAAGCGCAACCTGCCCATCATGCCGGATTGA
- the ligD gene encoding DNA ligase D, translating into MAGSGSTLDSALEEYRRKREFSGTPEPEGSVRKRRKRTSAPRFVIQKHAARRLHYDFRLEIDGVLKSWAIPKGPSVEIGEKRLAVETEDHPLDYADFEGVIPKGHYGAGRVIVWDTGRFHVEDDALEGYARGKLSVELEGSRLKGRWSLVRTKGGDAKQWLLIKSRDDSDSEQTPPRPDEDEQSIISGRGFDELDQPERAAPSEAPDASKVPYSSAESTHDLPDEARQAPFPELKPLIPQLVDEVPKGDGWLHELKLDGYRLLAEKRGDEIRLFTRNRNDWTARFPDLTRQLAELACDNAVIDGEVVVYNSDGTTDFQALQNALKDQEEAELDFVAFDLPYFEDHDLTRVALPERKALLSRLLDASRSMPNVTLGEGIVGQGEALMEKVCEMGVEGVVSKRLDARYASGKQSSWLKTKCINNDEFVIGGYTEPQGERRHFGSLLLGYYEGEQLIYCGRVGTGFSAKALSSLGAQLRDLQCESSPFQRGPERDISRLARWVNPELIAQVHYTTWTRDGRLRHPSFQGLREDKRPRQVKRDIPERASMASRKTPSSSSRTARPSSSKASPEVRLTSPDKILFDKHQLTKQDLADFYQDIGDWIMPYLVRRPLSLLRCPDGDTGECFFQKHPQSTFSDPVRTLAIEDEEVLYIEDLAGLLTLVQYGVLEIHPWGSTIDDPDRPDSLTFDLDPGPGIAWPALVEAAKILRNILLTLGLNSFAKLSGSKGVHVVVPLTPQAEWREAKSFAKAISQRLAREMPDTFIATATKAKRHERIFIDYLRNSKGATSVACYSTRAKGEASVAVPIRWKELSPRLTPAHYRIDTLRSRLGSLRSDPWKGYWECDQTIDHDMLEALES; encoded by the coding sequence ATGGCGGGCAGCGGCTCGACACTTGACTCGGCACTTGAAGAGTATCGACGCAAACGGGAATTCTCCGGCACTCCCGAACCCGAGGGATCGGTACGCAAGCGAAGGAAACGCACTTCCGCTCCGCGCTTCGTGATCCAGAAGCACGCCGCCAGGCGCCTGCACTATGACTTTCGCCTGGAGATCGACGGCGTGCTCAAGAGCTGGGCCATCCCCAAGGGCCCGTCGGTGGAGATCGGCGAAAAGCGCCTGGCGGTGGAGACGGAGGATCACCCGCTGGATTATGCCGACTTCGAGGGGGTGATCCCCAAAGGGCACTACGGTGCTGGCCGGGTGATCGTCTGGGATACCGGACGTTTCCATGTCGAGGATGATGCCCTGGAGGGCTATGCCCGGGGTAAGCTTAGTGTCGAGCTCGAGGGGAGCCGGCTCAAGGGTCGCTGGAGCCTGGTAAGGACCAAGGGCGGGGACGCCAAGCAGTGGCTGCTGATCAAGTCACGAGACGACAGCGACAGCGAGCAGACCCCGCCCCGCCCCGACGAGGATGAGCAGAGCATCATCTCCGGCCGGGGCTTCGATGAGCTAGACCAACCTGAACGCGCCGCGCCATCCGAAGCGCCCGACGCATCCAAAGTGCCCTACTCCAGCGCCGAGAGCACCCACGATCTGCCCGACGAAGCGCGCCAGGCGCCATTTCCCGAACTCAAACCGTTGATTCCGCAATTGGTCGATGAGGTTCCCAAGGGAGACGGCTGGCTCCATGAGCTCAAGCTCGACGGCTATCGCCTGCTGGCGGAAAAGCGCGGCGACGAGATACGGCTGTTTACCCGCAACCGCAACGACTGGACGGCACGCTTCCCCGACCTGACCCGGCAGCTTGCTGAGCTTGCCTGCGACAATGCCGTCATCGACGGCGAGGTCGTGGTCTACAACAGCGACGGCACAACCGACTTCCAGGCGTTGCAGAACGCCTTGAAGGATCAGGAGGAAGCGGAGCTCGACTTCGTCGCCTTCGACCTGCCCTACTTCGAGGATCATGACCTGACTCGGGTCGCCCTGCCCGAGCGCAAGGCGCTGCTCTCCCGACTGCTCGATGCCTCTCGATCGATGCCCAACGTCACGCTGGGCGAAGGTATCGTCGGCCAGGGCGAGGCACTGATGGAGAAAGTGTGCGAGATGGGCGTCGAGGGGGTCGTCTCCAAGCGACTCGATGCACGCTACGCCTCAGGCAAGCAGTCCAGCTGGCTCAAGACCAAGTGCATCAACAACGACGAGTTCGTGATCGGCGGCTACACCGAGCCCCAGGGCGAGCGACGGCATTTCGGCTCGCTGCTGCTCGGCTACTACGAAGGCGAGCAGTTGATCTACTGCGGCCGGGTCGGCACTGGCTTCTCCGCCAAGGCGCTCAGCTCGCTCGGGGCTCAGCTGCGCGATCTACAGTGCGAGAGTTCGCCGTTCCAGCGCGGCCCGGAGCGCGATATCTCACGACTGGCCCGGTGGGTAAACCCCGAGTTGATCGCCCAGGTGCACTACACCACCTGGACTCGCGACGGGCGGCTGCGCCACCCCTCCTTCCAGGGGCTGCGCGAGGACAAGCGTCCCCGACAGGTCAAACGCGACATACCGGAGCGCGCATCCATGGCTTCACGCAAGACACCATCATCTTCGTCACGCACCGCACGCCCCTCATCCTCCAAGGCCTCGCCGGAGGTGCGTCTGACCAGTCCCGACAAGATCCTGTTCGACAAGCACCAGCTGACCAAGCAGGACCTGGCCGACTTCTATCAGGACATCGGCGACTGGATCATGCCCTACCTCGTACGGCGACCCTTGAGCCTGCTGCGCTGCCCGGACGGCGACACCGGTGAGTGCTTCTTTCAGAAGCATCCACAGAGCACCTTCAGCGATCCGGTAAGGACGCTTGCGATCGAAGACGAGGAGGTGCTCTATATCGAGGACCTTGCCGGCCTGCTCACCCTGGTGCAGTACGGGGTGCTCGAGATACACCCCTGGGGGTCGACCATCGACGACCCCGACCGCCCCGACTCGCTGACCTTCGATCTCGACCCCGGTCCCGGCATCGCGTGGCCGGCACTGGTCGAGGCCGCCAAGATCCTGCGCAACATCCTACTCACCCTGGGGCTCAACTCCTTCGCCAAGCTCTCCGGCAGCAAGGGGGTGCATGTGGTGGTGCCGCTCACGCCCCAGGCAGAGTGGAGGGAAGCCAAGTCCTTCGCCAAGGCAATCAGTCAGCGGCTGGCCCGTGAGATGCCCGATACCTTCATCGCCACCGCCACCAAGGCCAAGCGCCACGAGCGTATCTTCATCGACTATCTTCGCAATTCGAAGGGGGCGACCAGCGTCGCCTGCTATTCGACCCGCGCCAAGGGCGAGGCCAGCGTCGCCGTCCCCATTCGCTGGAAGGAGCTCTCACCCCGCCTGACCCCGGCCCACTACCGCATCGACACCCTGCGCTCGCGGCTCGGGTCGCTGCGCAGCGACCCCTGGAAGGGCTATTGGGAATGCGACCAGACCATCGACCACGACATGCTCGAGGCACTCGAGTCCTGA
- a CDS encoding Ku protein: MPRSLWSGTISFGLVNIPIRLFTAVRDRSIHFHMLTPDGSCRLRRKLYCPETEKEYDFSEAAKGFEVAPGEYIILDKEQVEELKPEKGEDLVIEQFVDVSEIDPIFFDKTYYLGPDKGGKRAYQLLLATLEESKKVALGQFVMRNKQHFVVLRPSQGSLLIHTLNYADEIVPQQEIPGLEESRSRVAKEEMKMARQLLDAMTGPFEPERFTDEFTESVEELIEKARKGKTIKTGKGGSGKRRTNVVNLTDALRGSLEAEKKGATKKSTPKKSAASSKSSSSKSSSSKSSGNAAPGSSGAKQDSAKKKEGSTPRKRTASK, from the coding sequence ATGCCACGTTCACTATGGAGCGGCACCATCAGCTTCGGTCTCGTCAATATCCCGATCCGCCTGTTCACCGCCGTCAGGGATCGCTCGATCCATTTTCACATGCTCACGCCGGATGGCTCATGTCGATTACGGCGCAAGCTCTACTGCCCCGAGACCGAAAAGGAGTATGACTTCTCCGAGGCCGCCAAGGGCTTCGAGGTGGCGCCCGGCGAGTACATCATCCTCGACAAGGAGCAGGTGGAGGAGCTCAAGCCCGAGAAGGGCGAGGACCTGGTCATCGAACAGTTCGTCGATGTCTCGGAGATCGATCCTATCTTCTTCGACAAAACCTACTATCTGGGGCCCGACAAGGGTGGCAAGCGCGCCTATCAGTTGTTGCTCGCCACGCTCGAGGAGTCGAAGAAGGTCGCGCTGGGGCAGTTCGTGATGCGCAACAAGCAACACTTCGTGGTGCTGCGCCCCTCCCAGGGCTCCCTGCTGATCCACACCCTCAACTACGCCGACGAGATCGTGCCACAGCAGGAAATCCCTGGCCTGGAGGAGTCCAGGAGCCGTGTCGCCAAGGAGGAGATGAAGATGGCCCGGCAGCTACTGGATGCCATGACCGGCCCGTTCGAACCTGAGCGCTTCACCGACGAGTTCACCGAGTCGGTCGAGGAGCTGATCGAGAAGGCGCGCAAGGGCAAGACCATCAAGACCGGCAAGGGGGGCAGCGGCAAGCGCAGGACCAACGTCGTCAATCTCACCGATGCCTTGCGGGGAAGCCTCGAGGCGGAGAAGAAGGGCGCCACGAAAAAGAGCACGCCAAAGAAGAGCGCCGCCTCATCGAAGAGCTCATCATCAAAGAGCTCCTCCTCGAAGAGCAGCGGCAATGCAGCGCCAGGCAGTAGCGGGGCTAAGCAAGACTCGGCGAAGAAGAAGGAGGGCAGCACCCCGAGAAAGCGGACGGCATCGAAGTAG
- a CDS encoding glycerophosphoryl diester phosphodiesterase, producing MNDAPAPAPETEPQRPLPYTIAHRGLSAHAPENTLSAVRAAHRSGCKWVELDIQLLGDGTPVIWHDNGVRRCSNSRGKLARLDLARAKALDVGVWFGADFVGERIATLEEMLSLLDELEMGLNLELKVNRGRDPRLLVESAMPMALAALPPERLVVSSFNPVALEAARDLQADPDRLRLGLLFEKAPRDWLRQVERFKAYSLHVDWRKLKETRAREIKEAGVQLLCYTPNDPIAFSKLWSWGVDCAISDDPPLFNRHLPSQTVTGAN from the coding sequence ATGAACGACGCCCCCGCGCCAGCCCCTGAAACCGAGCCCCAGCGTCCGCTGCCCTACACCATCGCCCATCGGGGACTCTCGGCTCACGCCCCGGAAAACACCCTGAGCGCGGTGCGTGCCGCCCACCGCAGCGGCTGCAAGTGGGTGGAGCTCGACATTCAGCTGCTCGGCGATGGCACTCCGGTGATCTGGCATGACAACGGCGTGAGGCGCTGCTCGAACAGCCGCGGCAAACTGGCGCGACTGGATTTGGCACGTGCCAAGGCGCTGGATGTGGGCGTCTGGTTCGGGGCCGATTTCGTCGGGGAGCGCATCGCCACGCTCGAAGAGATGCTCTCGCTGCTCGACGAGCTCGAGATGGGGCTCAACCTGGAACTCAAGGTCAACCGTGGCCGCGACCCGCGCCTGCTGGTCGAGTCCGCCATGCCCATGGCACTGGCCGCCCTTCCTCCCGAACGCCTGGTGGTCTCCTCCTTCAACCCGGTGGCGCTGGAAGCGGCCCGCGACCTGCAGGCCGATCCCGACCGTCTGCGCCTGGGCCTGCTCTTCGAGAAGGCCCCGCGCGACTGGCTCCGGCAGGTCGAACGGTTCAAGGCCTATAGCTTGCATGTCGACTGGCGCAAGCTGAAGGAGACGCGTGCCCGTGAGATCAAGGAGGCGGGGGTGCAGCTGCTCTGCTATACCCCCAATGATCCCATCGCCTTCTCCAAGCTGTGGTCATGGGGAGTCGACTGCGCGATCAGCGACGACCCGCCGCTGTTCAATCGCCACCTGCCCAGCCAGACCGTGACAGGCGCGAATTGA
- a CDS encoding motility protein A translates to MNPSTIIGMLASMLLLASVLLFTAESPASFLNLPGLAIVITGTLASTFISYPLREVVRVVRLVGIVFRRENTYARDDIKELVDMSRLWFKGDVRAVEEALQSTRNPFLRTGIQLVIANTKEGEILDLLRWRIARLKAREQAEAQIFRTMATYAPAFGMIGTLVGLVNMLEVMEAGDVGVIGPRMAVALLTTFYGILLANLLFKPIAVKLERRTEERLIAMNMVLEGISLITKRRLPSFIEETLNSFMANYQDEINDRSMPRRDDEAEQHV, encoded by the coding sequence ATGAACCCATCCACGATTATCGGCATGTTGGCCAGCATGCTGCTGCTGGCCAGCGTGCTGCTGTTCACCGCCGAATCGCCGGCCAGTTTCCTCAACCTGCCCGGGCTTGCCATCGTCATTACCGGCACCCTCGCCTCCACCTTCATCAGTTACCCACTGCGCGAGGTCGTGCGGGTGGTGCGCCTGGTGGGCATCGTCTTTCGCCGCGAGAACACCTACGCCCGCGACGACATCAAGGAACTGGTCGACATGTCGCGGCTGTGGTTCAAGGGCGATGTACGCGCGGTGGAGGAGGCACTGCAATCGACCCGCAATCCGTTTTTGCGCACCGGCATTCAACTGGTGATCGCCAATACCAAGGAGGGCGAAATTCTCGATCTGCTGCGCTGGCGCATTGCCCGGCTAAAGGCCCGCGAGCAGGCCGAGGCACAGATATTCCGGACCATGGCCACCTATGCCCCCGCCTTCGGCATGATCGGCACCCTGGTCGGGCTGGTGAACATGCTGGAAGTGATGGAGGCCGGCGATGTCGGGGTGATCGGCCCGCGCATGGCGGTGGCCCTGCTGACGACCTTCTACGGCATTCTGCTGGCCAACCTGCTCTTCAAGCCGATCGCGGTGAAGCTCGAACGGCGCACCGAGGAGCGCCTGATCGCCATGAACATGGTGCTCGAGGGTATCTCGTTGATCACCAAGCGCCGCCTGCCATCGTTCATCGAGGAGACCCTCAACTCCTTCATGGCCAACTATCAGGACGAGATCAACGACCGCTCGATGCCCCGCCGTGACGACGAGGCCGAGCAGCATGTCTGA
- a CDS encoding OmpA family protein: MSDPRQHQDLLPGSGGEDEGESWLISYLDVLTLLITLFVLLLSLAGNGLAEQGQLDSGLSSSVSETDSQSRTQSQDGSQLAGQLAVGLQLRQSGLLPQLEGRMPSGVSVTQGSEGVTLRIDDNLLFASGQADLTGEGRQVLAGLLETLLAFDGRISVEGHTDNVPISTSHFPSNWELSGARAIAVVRYLEQRDIDDSRLRAIGYADTQPLESNDTAEGRAANRRVELVLHEGTSR, encoded by the coding sequence ATGTCTGATCCGCGCCAGCATCAGGATCTGCTGCCGGGCAGCGGTGGCGAGGATGAGGGGGAGAGCTGGCTGATCAGCTATCTCGATGTGCTCACCCTGCTGATCACCCTGTTCGTGCTGCTACTCTCGTTGGCCGGCAACGGCTTGGCCGAGCAGGGCCAACTCGACTCGGGCCTCTCCAGTTCAGTGAGCGAAACCGACAGCCAGTCCCGCACGCAGTCCCAAGACGGCAGCCAGCTGGCCGGTCAGCTGGCTGTCGGCCTGCAACTTCGTCAGTCCGGCCTGCTGCCGCAACTCGAGGGGAGAATGCCATCCGGCGTCTCGGTCACGCAGGGCAGCGAGGGGGTGACGCTGCGCATCGACGACAACCTGCTGTTCGCCAGCGGCCAGGCCGATCTCACCGGCGAAGGCCGCCAGGTGCTGGCAGGGCTGCTCGAGACGCTACTTGCCTTCGATGGGCGTATCTCGGTGGAGGGCCACACCGACAACGTGCCGATCTCGACCAGCCACTTCCCGTCGAACTGGGAGCTCTCAGGCGCGCGTGCCATTGCCGTGGTGCGCTACCTGGAGCAGCGCGATATCGACGACTCGCGCCTGCGCGCCATCGGTTATGCCGATACCCAGCCCCTTGAGAGCAACGACACGGCCGAAGGCCGCGCCGCCAACCGGCGGGTCGAGTTGGTACTTCACGAGGGAACAAGTCGCTGA
- a CDS encoding cobyric acid synthase — MATLMIQGTTSDAGKSTVVAGLCRALARRGVSVAPFKPQNMALNSAVTVDDGEIGRSTALQALAAGVEPHSDMNPVLLKPESDRGAQVILRGRVHGHMDALDYHAYKRTARDSVLAAWQALSSRFDVIIAEGAGSPAEINLRANDIANMGFAEMVDCPVLLVGDIDRGGVFAQLVGTLELLSESERSRTRGFIVNRFRGDIALLEPGLDWLTERTGKPVYGTLPYLQGLLLDAEDSIGRSGRVGQGATLKVAVPALPRISNHNDFDPLRLHLQVELSFVGPGQAIPPADLIILPGSKSTRADLEWLRAQGWEAAIQRHLRYGGHLLGICGGFQMLGRMVHDPDGLEGSPGSSLGLGLLDLETRMVAGKQLRNVSGRLLAEGVPISGYEIHNGVSQGPALERPLVELGGRPDGAVSEDGQIMGTYLHGLFDQPQACTALLARCGLAGGTAVDYQAHRQAELDRLADTLEQHLDIDAILATLS; from the coding sequence ATGGCGACCTTGATGATCCAGGGCACCACCTCGGATGCCGGCAAGAGCACGGTAGTGGCGGGGCTGTGCCGGGCGCTGGCGCGGCGCGGCGTGTCGGTGGCGCCATTCAAGCCGCAGAACATGGCGCTCAACAGCGCCGTAACCGTGGATGACGGCGAGATCGGCCGCTCCACCGCGCTGCAGGCGCTGGCGGCAGGCGTCGAGCCCCACAGCGACATGAACCCGGTGCTGCTCAAGCCGGAGAGCGACCGCGGTGCCCAGGTGATCCTGCGCGGGCGGGTGCACGGCCACATGGACGCCCTGGATTATCACGCCTACAAGCGCACCGCGCGGGACAGCGTGCTGGCGGCGTGGCAGGCGCTGTCGTCACGCTTTGATGTGATCATCGCCGAGGGGGCGGGTAGCCCGGCGGAGATCAACCTGCGGGCAAACGACATCGCCAACATGGGCTTCGCCGAGATGGTCGACTGCCCGGTATTGCTGGTCGGCGACATCGACCGCGGCGGGGTGTTCGCCCAACTGGTAGGTACCTTGGAACTGCTCAGCGAGAGCGAGCGCTCACGTACCCGTGGCTTTATCGTCAACCGCTTCCGCGGCGATATCGCCCTGCTCGAACCGGGCCTCGACTGGCTCACCGAGCGTACCGGCAAGCCGGTATATGGGACGCTGCCCTATCTGCAGGGATTATTGCTCGACGCCGAGGACAGCATTGGCCGCAGCGGTCGGGTGGGGCAGGGTGCCACGCTCAAGGTGGCGGTGCCGGCGCTGCCGCGCATCAGCAACCACAACGACTTTGATCCGCTGCGCCTGCATCTCCAAGTCGAACTCAGCTTCGTGGGGCCCGGCCAGGCGATCCCGCCGGCGGATCTGATCATTCTGCCCGGCAGCAAGAGCACCCGAGCCGACCTTGAGTGGCTGCGTGCTCAGGGCTGGGAGGCTGCAATTCAGCGCCATCTACGCTATGGCGGCCACCTGCTGGGCATCTGCGGCGGCTTCCAGATGTTGGGCCGTATGGTCCACGATCCGGATGGTCTGGAAGGCTCGCCAGGTTCCTCCCTCGGCCTGGGGCTGCTCGATCTCGAGACGCGCATGGTGGCGGGCAAGCAGCTGCGCAACGTAAGTGGGCGCTTGCTAGCCGAGGGCGTGCCGATCAGCGGCTACGAGATCCACAACGGCGTGAGCCAGGGACCTGCGCTGGAGCGCCCGCTTGTCGAGCTGGGCGGCCGGCCCGACGGTGCCGTCAGCGAAGACGGTCAGATCATGGGCACCTACCTTCACGGCCTGTTCGACCAGCCGCAGGCCTGTACGGCGCTGCTCGCCCGCTGCGGTCTCGCTGGGGGCACAGCGGTGGACTACCAGGCGCATCGCCAGGCGGAACTCGACCGGCTGGCCGATACCTTGGAGCAGCACCTCGATATCGACGCGATCCTGGCCACGCTGAGCTGA
- the cobO gene encoding cob(I)yrinic acid a,c-diamide adenosyltransferase produces the protein MRENAKDPQRHAQRMAAKQKIMHERIASAQKEQGLLLVLTGPGKGKSSSGFGMLARALGHGMKAGVVQFIKGTRETGEEAFFRRQPGVEYHVMGEGFTWDTQDRERDIQAAEAAWEVARGMLSDPSFDLVLLDELNIALRYEYLDLDRVLDDLQARPEMQHAVVTGRYAPEQLIELADTVTEMKVVKHAFKEQGVKAQKGIEL, from the coding sequence ATGCGAGAGAATGCCAAGGACCCCCAGCGCCACGCCCAGCGCATGGCCGCCAAGCAGAAGATCATGCACGAGCGCATCGCCAGCGCCCAGAAGGAGCAGGGTCTGCTGCTGGTGCTCACCGGCCCCGGCAAGGGCAAGAGCAGCTCCGGTTTCGGCATGTTGGCCCGGGCGCTTGGCCACGGCATGAAGGCAGGCGTGGTGCAGTTCATCAAGGGTACTCGGGAGACCGGCGAGGAAGCCTTCTTCCGCCGTCAGCCCGGCGTGGAGTACCACGTGATGGGCGAGGGCTTCACCTGGGATACCCAGGATCGCGAGCGCGACATCCAGGCCGCCGAAGCCGCCTGGGAGGTGGCCCGCGGCATGCTCAGCGATCCTAGCTTCGACTTGGTGCTGCTCGATGAACTCAACATTGCCCTGCGCTACGAATATCTCGATCTCGACCGGGTACTCGACGACCTGCAGGCTCGCCCGGAAATGCAGCACGCCGTGGTCACTGGCCGCTACGCCCCCGAGCAGCTCATCGAGTTGGCCGACACCGTCACCGAGATGAAAGTGGTCAAGCATGCCTTCAAGGAGCAGGGGGTAAAAGCCCAGAAAGGCATAGAGCTATAA
- a CDS encoding cobyrinate a,c-diamide synthase, with translation MTTSTICGEAHAALITAPGSGQGKSMVTAALARLHRNAGRKVRVFKHGPDYLDPMVQEVASGQPVYQLHPWMTGEDECRWRLAEAARDADLILVEGSMGLFDGDPSSADLAILAGLPALPVIDAWGMAQTFGAVAQGLANYHPELAIHEVIANRVGSPGHGRLLAESMPTGLSLLGAIPRSEAMKIPDRHLGLVQASELAGLDAQLDAAAEVLREAGLDRLPAKVALEAEAPEPPPKLLAGMSIAVARDDAFAFLYRANLDLLTQMGAELRFFSPLADNALPGCDALWLPGGYPELHAERLAANAPMLAAIRAHHAAARPILAECGGLMACMETLTDGDGRENTMLGLLPGTVRMVGKLSALGLQSLATEAGELRGHTYHHSLLETSLVPAAHARRLAGSPAEPVYVADRLVASYFHGYFPSAPALTAAIFRGEPLRFTEE, from the coding sequence ATGACGACTTCGACGATTTGCGGCGAGGCCCATGCCGCCCTGATTACCGCTCCCGGCTCCGGCCAGGGCAAATCCATGGTCACCGCCGCGCTGGCGCGGCTGCACCGCAACGCCGGCCGCAAGGTCAGGGTGTTCAAGCACGGCCCCGACTACCTCGACCCCATGGTGCAGGAAGTGGCCTCTGGCCAGCCGGTCTACCAGCTGCATCCCTGGATGACCGGAGAGGACGAGTGCCGCTGGCGCCTGGCCGAGGCGGCCCGAGACGCCGACCTGATCCTGGTCGAGGGTTCCATGGGGTTGTTCGACGGCGACCCGTCCAGCGCCGATCTGGCGATCCTGGCCGGGCTGCCGGCGCTGCCGGTGATCGACGCTTGGGGCATGGCCCAGACCTTCGGCGCCGTGGCCCAAGGGCTTGCCAACTACCATCCCGAGCTCGCCATCCACGAGGTGATCGCCAACCGTGTCGGCAGCCCCGGCCACGGAAGGCTGCTGGCGGAGAGCATGCCGACGGGGCTCTCGCTGCTCGGTGCGATTCCACGCAGCGAGGCGATGAAGATTCCCGACCGCCATCTGGGCCTGGTGCAGGCCAGCGAACTGGCGGGTCTCGACGCTCAGCTCGATGCCGCCGCCGAGGTGCTGAGGGAAGCGGGCCTCGACCGCCTGCCGGCCAAGGTGGCGCTCGAAGCCGAGGCTCCCGAGCCACCGCCGAAGCTGCTCGCAGGGATGAGCATCGCCGTGGCCCGTGATGACGCCTTCGCCTTCCTCTATCGCGCCAATCTCGACCTGCTGACCCAGATGGGCGCCGAGCTGCGCTTCTTCTCGCCGCTGGCCGACAACGCGCTACCCGGGTGCGACGCCCTGTGGCTGCCCGGCGGCTACCCGGAGCTTCATGCGGAGAGGCTCGCCGCCAACGCGCCGATGCTTGCCGCGATTCGCGCCCATCACGCTGCCGCCAGGCCGATCCTGGCCGAGTGCGGTGGGTTGATGGCGTGCATGGAAACCCTGACCGATGGGGATGGCCGCGAGAACACCATGCTGGGGCTGCTGCCCGGCACGGTGCGCATGGTCGGTAAGCTCAGTGCGCTTGGGCTGCAGAGCCTGGCGACCGAAGCCGGGGAGCTGCGTGGCCACACCTATCACCACTCGCTGCTGGAAACGTCGCTGGTACCTGCCGCCCACGCCCGACGCCTGGCCGGCAGCCCCGCCGAGCCGGTTTATGTCGCAGACCGGCTGGTGGCCAGCTATTTCCACGGCTACTTCCCCTCGGCGCCGGCGCTAACCGCCGCCATCTTCCGCGGCGAGCCGCTGCGCTTCACAGAGGAGTGA
- a CDS encoding ABC transporter ATP-binding protein, translated as MNRLEIRELVIDVPERRDGRSLTLSVEPGQVWGVLGPNGAGKTTLLHTLAGLRSPRRGQVLVDGRSLASLGRRQVARTLGLVFQERHDGFPATVRETALIGRHPWLSAWQMEGGEDLRLAEAALERLDVDHLAERLVSTLSGGERQRLAIATVLTQAPQIWFADEPSNHLDLHHQTAVMALLAEQAAEGRAVMMCLHDLNLAARWCDHLLLLYPDGEACWGPAASMLVPAALERLYGQRLATAEIDGAPVFVPVR; from the coding sequence ATGAACCGCCTCGAGATTCGCGAGCTGGTGATCGACGTGCCGGAGCGCCGCGACGGTCGGTCGCTGACACTCAGTGTCGAGCCGGGTCAGGTGTGGGGCGTGCTCGGCCCCAACGGCGCCGGCAAGACGACTTTGCTGCATACCCTGGCCGGTCTGCGCTCACCGCGCAGGGGGCAGGTGCTTGTCGACGGTCGTTCGTTGGCGTCGCTCGGTCGTCGGCAGGTGGCGCGTACGCTGGGGCTAGTGTTCCAGGAGCGCCATGATGGTTTTCCCGCCACGGTGCGCGAGACGGCGCTGATCGGCCGCCACCCGTGGCTCTCGGCATGGCAGATGGAGGGTGGCGAGGATCTTCGACTGGCCGAGGCGGCACTCGAGCGACTCGACGTCGACCACCTGGCCGAGCGCCTGGTGAGCACGCTCTCGGGCGGCGAGAGGCAGCGCCTGGCCATCGCCACGGTGCTGACCCAGGCGCCGCAGATCTGGTTCGCCGACGAGCCCAGCAACCACCTCGACCTGCATCACCAGACCGCGGTGATGGCGCTGCTCGCCGAGCAGGCCGCCGAAGGCCGCGCGGTGATGATGTGCCTGCACGACCTCAACCTGGCGGCGCGTTGGTGCGACCATCTGCTGCTGCTCTACCCCGATGGCGAGGCGTGTTGGGGGCCGGCGGCAAGCATGCTGGTGCCCGCTGCCTTGGAGCGGCTCTACGGCCAGCGCCTGGCCACCGCCGAGATCGATGGCGCCCCCGTTTTCGTACCCGTGAGGTGA